From Camelina sativa cultivar DH55 chromosome 7, Cs, whole genome shotgun sequence, one genomic window encodes:
- the LOC104700121 gene encoding receptor-like protein 12 translates to MSGLRLCLLSSVLLSCFLKSSFFLTIDALVTGLSACRPDQIQALMQFKNEFDSRGCNHIDYVNGVRCNNVTGAVNKLQLPSGCLRGTLKQNSSLFRLHHLRYLNLSNNDFTSSSLPSGFGNLSKLEVLSLSSNGFIGQLPSSFSNLSHLSYLDLSQNEFTGSFPLVRNLSKLSYLRLFDNRFSGALNPDSNLFGLHNLRYLSLAHNDFTSSSFLSGFEKLSKLEFLLLSFNGFNGQVPSSISNLSQLSVLALDENELTGSFPFVHNLTKLSGLGIVNNNFTGTIPSYILSMPFLSDVDLRGNHFTGSIEVPNSSFSSMLEHLLLGYNQFDGQILEPISKLITLIDLDLSFINISYPIDIRIFSSLKSLMQLDLSGNSISPTSLSSDSGFPLKNLQNLFLTDCNIQEFPKLLKTLQNLEFLDISKNRIGGKVPEWFWILPRLSAVSLALNLFTGFEGSAEVLVNSSVQFLDLAVNRFKGAIPIPPLAINALEARGNYFTGNIPLSICSRSSLVVLDLSFNNLTGSIPQCLSNFEVVKLRKNNLEGSIPDVGAPMHALDVGYNRLTGKLPRSLQNCFSLQLLSVDNNRIEDTFPFWLKASHDLQVLTLRSNRFYGPISPPDQGPLGFPELRIFEISDNNFTGNVSANYFLNWKAPSLKMSINGRLYMSDYNHAYFVDEDAVDLQYKGLSMEQGKVLTSYMAIDFSGNRLEGQIPESIGLLKALIALNLSNNVFTGHIPLSLSNATVLESLDLSSNKLSGTIPNGIGSLSFLEYINVSHNQLKGEIPQGPQITGQPKSSFEGNAGLCGLPLEQSCFNSSVTPIQPKQEDKDEEEEVLNWKAVAIGFAPGVLFGLAIAQLIASYKPEWLAKIIGP, encoded by the coding sequence ATGTCGGGTCTGCGTTTGTGTTTACTCTCATCAGTCTTACTctcttgttttttaaaatcaagCTTCTTCTTAACGATAGATGCTCTTGTTACTGGTCTTTCTGCTTGCCGTCCCGATCAGATCCAAGCCCTTATGCAATTCAAGAACGAGTTTGATTCCCGCGGTTGCAACCACATAGACTATGTTAATGGTGTCCGGTGCAATAACGTGACTGGTGCTGTCAACAAACTACAACTCCCAAGTGGCTGTCTCCGTGGAACTCTGAAGCAGAACAGTAGCCTCTTCAGATTGCACCATCTCCGTTACCTTAATCTCTCCAACAACGACTTCACCTCCTCTTCCCTCCCTTCGGGTTTCGGAAATCTCAGCAAGTTAGAGGTTTTATCTCTTTCCTCTAATGGTTTCATTGGTCAACTTCCTTCCTCATTTAGTAACCTAAGCCACCTTTCCTATTTGGACCTTTCCCAAAACGAGTTCACCGGTAGTTTTCCACTTGTACGGAATCTAAGCAAGCTCTCTTATTTAAGGCTTTTCGATAATCGTTTCTCTGGAGCTCTAAATCCCGACAGTAACCTCTTCGGGTTACATAATCTCCGTTACCTTAGTCTCGCTCACAACGACTTCACCTCCTCTTCGTTCCTTTCCGGATTCGAAAAACTCAGTAAATTAGAGTTCTTGCTTCTTTCCTTTAACGGCTTCAATGGCCAAGTACCGTCCTCAATTAGTAACCTCAGTCAGCTTTCCGTTTTAGCTCTTGACGAGAACGAGCTCACCGGTAGTTTCCCATTTGTACACAACCTAACAAAGCTTTCGGGTTTGGGGATTGTCAATAATAACTTCACTGGAACCATCCCTTCTTATATCCTCAGTATGCCTTTCCTGTCAGATGTTGATCTACGTGGAAACCATTTCACCGGTTCTATTGAAGTTCCCAACTCCTCTTTCTCATCTATGCTCGAGCATCTGCTCCTTGGGTATAACCAGTTTGACGGACAAATCCTAGAACCTATCTCAAAGCTCATCACCCTCATAGATCTTGACCTTTCTTTCATAAACATAAGCTACCCAATTGACATTAGAATCTTCTCCTCTCTTAAATCTTTGATGCAACTTGATCTCTCCGGTAATAGTATATCACCGACCAGTTTAAGCTCAGATTCAGGGTTCCCACTAAAGAACCTGCAAAACTTATTCTTGACTGATTGCAACATCCAAGAGTtcccaaaattattaaaaacccTTCAAAACTTGGAATTTTTGGACATTTCCAAGAACAGAATCGGAGGGAAGGTCCCTGAATGGTTCTGGATTCTTCCTCGTCTCAGTGCGGTGAGTCTTGCCTTGAATCTTTTCACTGGATTCGAAGGTTCAGCGGAAGTTTTAGTGAATTCATCAGTGCAATTCCTAGATTTGGCCGTAAACCGTTTTAAAGGAGCAATTCCAATTCCACCGCTCGCTATCAACGCCTTAGAAGCACGAGGCAATTATTTCACGGGAAACATACCTCTCTCAATATGCAGTCGAAGCTCTCTGGTTGTTCTCGATCTATCTTTCAACAACCTCACCGGTTCAATTCCTCAGTGTCTAAGTAACTTTGAGGTAGTGAAACTTCGAAAGAACAACTTGGAAGGAAGTATTCCAGATGTGGGTGCCCCCATGCACGCACTTGATGTTGGCTACAATCGACTAACCGGGAAGCTTCCAAGGTCTCTTCAAAATTGCTTCTCTCTGCAGTTACTAAGTGTTGACAACAACAGAATCGAAGACACGTTTCCTTTCTGGCTCAAAGCTTCACATGATTTGCAAGTCCTTACCCTTCGTTCAAACAGATTCTATGGTCCTATCTCTCCTCCTGATCAAGGTCCTTTAGGGTTCCCAGAGCTGCGGATATTTGAGATATCAGATAACAACTTCACTGGAAACGTGTCagcaaattattttttgaactgGAAAGCACCATCACTCAAGATGAGTATAAATGGTAGGCTGTATATGTCAGACTACAACCATGCGTACTTTGTCGATGAAGATGCTGTAGATTTGCAATACAAAGGTCTATCCATGGAGCAAGGAAAGGTCCTCACTTCCTACATGGCCATTGATTTTTCTGGAAACAGACTTGAAGGACAGATTCCTGAATCCATTGGTCTCTTGAAGGCATTGATTGCACTCAACTTATCAAACAACGTATTCACAGGTCATATTCCTCTGTCTTTGTCCAACGCTACAGTGCTCGAGTCACTAGACCTATCAAGCAACAAACTCTCAGGGACAATTCCTAACGGGATAGGAAGTCTCTCGTTTTTGGAGTACATAAATGTGTCGCATAACCAACTCAAGGGTGAAATACCACAAGGACCACAAATTACTGGGCAACCTAAATCCTCCTTTGAAGGGAATGCAGGGCTTTGTGGTCTTCCTCTAGAACAAAGTTGCTTCAACTCTAGTGTGACGCCGATACAACCAAAGcaagaagacaaagatgaagaagaagaggtgttgAACTGGAAAGCAGTGGCTATAGGGTTTGCTCCTGGAGTATTGTTTGGATTGGCCATAGCACAACTCATTGCTTCATACAAGCCAGAATGGCTCGCCAAAATTATTGGTCCCTAA
- the LOC104700119 gene encoding auxin-responsive protein IAA13-like isoform X2, with protein MITELEMGKGESELELGLGLSLGGGTAAKIAGKSGGGAWGERGRLLTAKDFPSVGSKRAADSPSHAGSSPPRSSQVVGWPPIGSHRMNSLVNNQATKSAREEEEAGKKKVNDDHQPKDVTKKVNGKVQLGFIKVNMDGVAIGRKVDLNAHSSYENLAQTLEDMFFRTNPGTIGLTGQFTKPLRLLDGSSEFVLTYEDKEGDWMLVGDVPWRMFITSVKRLRVMKTSEANGLAARHQEPKERQRNQPA; from the exons ATGATTACTGAGCTTGAGATGGGGAAAGGTGAGAGTGAGCTTGAGCTTGGTCTTGGGCTGAGTCTCGGCGGTGGAACGGCGGCCAAGATTGCTGGTAAATCAGGTGGTGGCGCGTGGGGAGAGCGTGGTAGGCTTTTGACTGCTAAGGATTTTCCTTCTGTTGGCTCTAAACGTGCTGCTGACTCTCCTTCTCACGCTGGTTCATCTCCTCCTCGTTCAAG TCAAGTTGTGGGATGGCCTCCTATTGGGTCACATAGGATGAACAGTTTGGTTAATAACCAAGCTACAAAGTCggcaagggaagaagaagaagctggtaAGAAGAAAGTGAATGATGATCATCAGCCTAAAGATGTGACAAAGAAAGTGAATGGGAAAGTTCAACTTGGGTTTATTAAGGTGAATATGGATGGAGTTGCTATTGGAAGAAAAGTGGATTTGAATGCTCATTCTTCTTATGAGAATTTGGCCCAAACACTAGAAGATATGTTCTTTCGTACTAATCCTGGTACTATCGGGTTAACGGGTCAGTTCACTAAACCGTTGAGGCTTTTGGATGGATCGTCTGAGTTTGTACTTACTTATGAAGATAAGGAAGGAGATTGGATGCTTGTTGGCGATGTTCCATGGAG AATGTTCATCACCTCGGTGAAAAGGCTTCGAGTGATGAAAACCTCTGAAGCTAATGGACTCG CTGCAAGACATCAAGAACCGAAAGAGAGACAACGAAACCAGCCGGCTTAG
- the LOC104700118 gene encoding uncharacterized protein LOC104700118: MSMFSSFQLLELNIISAQDLAPLSRKMKTYAVAWVHSERKLTTRVDYSGGVNPTWNDKFVFRVNEDFLYADTSAVVVEIYGLHWFRDVHVGTVRVLISNLIPPNRRPGYRSNDEYRRTPPPGMRFVALQVRRPSGRPQGILNIGVGILDGSMRSMPLYTNMDSSAVGYRDLLGEDDPHLQNLHLNSFKGSSKNPHSPSSKQFQSVVWRPPMLRRTKSDTSSMVVSDLLSRAERSRVANRKPASALMSSESETVPTTSGHDSMTSDSDATDYVPPYQSPKIPSQRYDPYEPDFIDQSPRESPNVMRPRSERERYEESPYHSYDRTRKTPRRSTPMIEKPRPPRDYDRTSSRASPYLSRHGTPLRSNIVASTPIRSNMVTSSPMRSVGVGSTPRRSNILGSTPLRSNIVGSTPIRSNYMATPMKSPLQFGTPMRSNLAGRPVLTESELGPSPSEVAQKMAKERSQANDTESSILSEWSLDDDSNIEGLRSKLERWRTELPPLYDLGSSHQSSDVGSGAIVVANTGGGKSSRKRTPAVKKKHNRRHTEGGNGLFSCFSNLCGVECTFVCGGGSDADGSKKKGGSGSLPRLGSADDLSYL; the protein is encoded by the coding sequence ATGTcgatgttttcttctttccaatTACTAGAGCTCAACATAATCTCTGCCCAGGATCTAGCTCCTCTCTCACGTAAAATGAAGACCTACGCGGTGGCTTGGGTTCACTCCGAACGCAAACTCACCACCCGCGTAGATTACAGTGGTGGTGTAAACCCAACTTGGAACGACAAGTTCGTCTTCCGAGTCAACGAGGATTTCCTCTACGCCGATACTTCAGCTGTCGTCGTTGAAATCTACGGCTTACATTGGTTCCGTGATGTTCACGTTGGCACAGTCCGTGTCCTCATCAGTAACCTAATCCCACCAAATCGTCGACCTGGATACCGAAGCAACGACGAGTATCGCCGTACACCCCCTCCTGGAATGCGTTTCGTCGCGCTTCAAGTTCGCCGACCATCAGGTCGTCCTCAGGGAATATTAAACATCGGCGTTGGAATACTTGACGGATCAATGCGTAGTATGCCGCTTTACACGAATATGGATTCATCTGCAGTTGGTTACAGAGATTTGCTAGGAGAAGATGATCCACATTTACAGAACTTGCATCTGAATAGCTTCAAAGGAAGCTCAAAGAATCCACATTCCCCATCTTCAAAACAGTTCCAATCCGTAGTCTGGAGGCCACCGATGCTCCGTCGTACAAAGAGCGATACGAGCTCGATGGTTGTTTCTGATCTTCTAAGCAGAGCAGAACGGAGCCGTGTAGCTAACAGGAAGCCAGCGAGCGCGTTAATGAGCAGCGAATCGGAAACTGTACCTACAACATCGGGACACGATTCGATGACGTCAGATTCCGATGCTACCGATTACGTTCCTCCTTATCAATCACCAAAGATTCCAAGTCAGAGATATGATCCATACGAGCCTGATTTCATAGATCAATCACCAAGAGAGAGCCCCAATGTGATGCGGCCGagaagtgaaagagagagatacgAAGAGTCACCTTATCACTCGTACGACCGTACACGCAAAACTCCGAGAAGATCTACGCCGATGATCGAGAAACCAAGACCGCCGAGAGACTACGACCGCACCAGCAGCCGCGCTTCACCGTATTTGTCGAGGCACGGAACACCGTTGAGATCAAACATCGTCGCTTCAACTCCGATCAGATCTAATATGGTTACATCTAGTCCGATGAGATCCGTCGGCGTTGGATCTACTCCGAGGAGATCTAACATCCTCGGTTCAACTCCGTTAAGATCCAACATCGTCGGATCTACTCCGATCCGATCTAACTACATGGCTACACCGATGAAATCGCCTCTACAGTTCGGTACTCCGATGAGATCTAATTTAGCAGGACGACCGGTTTTAACCGAATCAGAATTAGGTCCGTCGCCGTCAGAAGTAGCGCAAAAGATGGCGAAAGAGAGATCGCAAGCTAACGATACAGAGAGCTCGATTCTCAGTGAATGGAGCTTAGACGACGATAGCAACATCGAAGGTCTCCGATCGAAACTGGAGCGGTGGCGAACGGAGCTTCCGCCGCTTTACGATCTAGGATCGAGTCATCAGAGTAGCGATGTCGGAAGCGGTGCCATCGTTGTTGCAAATACAGGTGGAGGGAAAAGCTCGAGAAAGAGAACTCCAgcggtgaagaagaagcataaTCGCCGTCACACTGAAGGAGGTAACGGACTTTTCTCGTGTTTCAGTAATCTGTGCGGTGTGGAGTGCACATTCGTGTGTGGAGGCGGGTCGGATGCTGACGGGTCGAAAAAGAAAGGTGGGTCGGGGAGTTTGCCTCGCCTGGGCTCTGCTGATGATTTGAgttatttgtga
- the LOC104700119 gene encoding auxin-responsive protein IAA13-like isoform X1, whose product MITELEMGKGESELELGLGLSLGGGTAAKIAGKSGGGAWGERGRLLTAKDFPSVGSKRAADSPSHAGSSPPRSSSQVVGWPPIGSHRMNSLVNNQATKSAREEEEAGKKKVNDDHQPKDVTKKVNGKVQLGFIKVNMDGVAIGRKVDLNAHSSYENLAQTLEDMFFRTNPGTIGLTGQFTKPLRLLDGSSEFVLTYEDKEGDWMLVGDVPWRMFITSVKRLRVMKTSEANGLAARHQEPKERQRNQPA is encoded by the exons ATGATTACTGAGCTTGAGATGGGGAAAGGTGAGAGTGAGCTTGAGCTTGGTCTTGGGCTGAGTCTCGGCGGTGGAACGGCGGCCAAGATTGCTGGTAAATCAGGTGGTGGCGCGTGGGGAGAGCGTGGTAGGCTTTTGACTGCTAAGGATTTTCCTTCTGTTGGCTCTAAACGTGCTGCTGACTCTCCTTCTCACGCTGGTTCATCTCCTCCTCGTTCAAG CAGTCAAGTTGTGGGATGGCCTCCTATTGGGTCACATAGGATGAACAGTTTGGTTAATAACCAAGCTACAAAGTCggcaagggaagaagaagaagctggtaAGAAGAAAGTGAATGATGATCATCAGCCTAAAGATGTGACAAAGAAAGTGAATGGGAAAGTTCAACTTGGGTTTATTAAGGTGAATATGGATGGAGTTGCTATTGGAAGAAAAGTGGATTTGAATGCTCATTCTTCTTATGAGAATTTGGCCCAAACACTAGAAGATATGTTCTTTCGTACTAATCCTGGTACTATCGGGTTAACGGGTCAGTTCACTAAACCGTTGAGGCTTTTGGATGGATCGTCTGAGTTTGTACTTACTTATGAAGATAAGGAAGGAGATTGGATGCTTGTTGGCGATGTTCCATGGAG AATGTTCATCACCTCGGTGAAAAGGCTTCGAGTGATGAAAACCTCTGAAGCTAATGGACTCG CTGCAAGACATCAAGAACCGAAAGAGAGACAACGAAACCAGCCGGCTTAG